Proteins encoded within one genomic window of Prosthecobacter fusiformis:
- a CDS encoding type II secretion system protein GspG gives MKISPSILTRSQSARSQSPLRAAFTLMEMMLVLAIIALLIAIGAVTLGEVDENAKFTAAEAQMNTLKVAVSQYKTLNRGLPAKLEDLVTPPGNARVKRKLAEENAIIDPWGTKYQYRSPGKKSAYEIYSWGPDKKEGGDDVFSD, from the coding sequence ATGAAAATCAGCCCATCCATCTTGACCCGCAGCCAGTCTGCCCGGTCTCAATCCCCCCTCCGTGCAGCCTTTACCCTGATGGAAATGATGCTCGTGCTGGCGATCATTGCCCTGCTGATCGCCATCGGTGCAGTCACCCTGGGTGAGGTGGATGAGAACGCCAAATTCACGGCTGCTGAAGCTCAGATGAATACTTTGAAGGTAGCCGTCTCCCAGTATAAAACGCTTAACCGTGGTCTTCCCGCCAAGCTGGAAGATCTGGTGACCCCTCCTGGGAATGCACGTGTGAAGCGCAAGCTGGCTGAGGAAAACGCCATCATTGATCCTTGGGGAACCAAGTATCAGTACCGCAGCCCAGGAAAAAAATCAGCTTATGAGATCTACTCCTGGGGACCCGACAAGAAAGAAGGCGGAGATGATGTCTTCTCTGACTGA
- a CDS encoding type II secretion system F family protein, which yields MPNFAYQAADATGRDVSGTIEAQDRASALRQLTGRGLQPFKINEAAGKAGAKAVAKAKAGEPEDENAPIKLSNGQLQLFTEELSELLEAGMRLEAALKLMEGKGTTGTHSRIARRLGNLIREGHPFSSALRQSSSSFGELFCSVAAAGEAGGSLADAMRRQAQYQASVQEMRSQVAVALIYPSFLFVSAIGVTVLFTTFLIPRLSIMMSRMKGGVPKGIQIVMAVSDFTRTYWWLILAVLALMGLGFWVWSRSKNGRPVWDHARLRMPMIGNVLMTSFHTQFLETLASLSGGGLPLLKGLELASRVSGNQYIQKQLELVIASVRDGASLSRGLEKTGLFPMKLLEMVRIGEHTGDLSGTLRRTADRCGRELSKSLEKVMAMLQPVIILVMAALVGVMAYMMISVIFQTVSALKSRS from the coding sequence ATGCCTAACTTTGCCTACCAAGCTGCCGACGCGACAGGCCGCGATGTGTCCGGAACCATCGAGGCCCAGGACCGCGCCTCAGCCCTGAGGCAGCTCACTGGCAGAGGACTCCAGCCTTTTAAGATCAATGAAGCCGCAGGCAAGGCTGGTGCCAAGGCCGTGGCGAAAGCCAAAGCGGGTGAACCAGAAGATGAAAATGCGCCCATCAAGCTGAGCAACGGTCAGCTCCAGCTCTTCACGGAAGAGCTTTCAGAACTCCTCGAAGCCGGCATGCGCCTGGAGGCCGCATTGAAACTGATGGAAGGCAAAGGCACCACCGGCACGCACAGCCGCATCGCCCGCCGTCTGGGAAATCTCATCCGCGAAGGGCACCCCTTCAGCAGCGCCCTGCGCCAGTCTTCCTCCTCCTTTGGCGAGCTCTTTTGCTCCGTCGCCGCTGCGGGCGAAGCCGGTGGCTCCCTTGCGGATGCCATGCGCAGGCAGGCTCAGTATCAGGCCAGCGTGCAAGAGATGCGCAGCCAGGTGGCCGTCGCTCTGATCTATCCTTCGTTCCTCTTCGTCTCCGCCATTGGCGTCACGGTGCTGTTTACTACCTTCCTGATCCCGCGCTTGAGCATCATGATGTCCCGCATGAAAGGCGGGGTACCAAAGGGCATTCAGATCGTCATGGCGGTGTCAGATTTCACCCGCACTTATTGGTGGCTCATTTTGGCGGTGCTGGCTTTGATGGGGCTGGGCTTCTGGGTATGGTCACGGTCCAAAAATGGCCGCCCGGTATGGGACCACGCCAGGCTTAGAATGCCCATGATCGGCAATGTGTTGATGACGAGCTTTCACACCCAGTTTTTGGAAACGCTGGCCAGTCTTTCTGGCGGTGGGTTGCCATTGTTAAAAGGCTTGGAGCTTGCCTCTCGTGTTTCGGGTAATCAATACATCCAAAAGCAGTTGGAGCTTGTGATTGCCAGTGTGCGTGATGGGGCCTCACTCTCACGCGGCCTGGAAAAGACCGGGCTCTTTCCTATGAAGCTCCTGGAGATGGTACGGATCGGTGAGCACACGGGAGATCTGAGCGGTACTCTCAGGCGCACCGCTGACCGTTGCGGACGTGAACTGAGCAAGAGCCTGGAAAAGGTGATGGCCATGCTCCAGCCGGTGATCATCCTCGTCATGGCAGCACTGGTGGGTGTCATGGCTTACATGATGATCTCGGTCATCTTCCAGACGGTGTCCGCCTTGAAGTCGCGCAGTTGA
- a CDS encoding alpha/beta hydrolase produces the protein MNLFRLFSILTALLCTQVASAEKSSPQIIADIVYQKGQASAYAAERCKLDLYLPAVQKDFPTLVWLHGGGLTSGSKDSEKQVALARHFAEEGVAVAMVNYRLSPKATYPAYIEDSSAAFAWVKKNIQEHGGDAGRVFLGGHSAGAYLALMVSLDAHYLEAQGLTPDAICGLIPISGQTLTHYTVRIERGQPKERLMADEASPLFHVCKEAPPMLILYADKDMEMRVEENALLASALRAAGHEKTTTSMIKGRTHSSVAHDMANAGDVGFAEVMGFIQAVKAE, from the coding sequence ATGAATCTTTTTCGACTTTTTAGCATCCTAACAGCCCTTCTTTGCACCCAGGTGGCATCTGCTGAAAAAAGCAGCCCACAGATCATTGCGGACATCGTCTATCAAAAGGGTCAAGCCAGTGCTTATGCAGCAGAACGCTGCAAGCTGGACCTTTACCTGCCTGCGGTACAAAAAGACTTTCCGACGCTGGTCTGGCTGCATGGAGGCGGCTTGACCAGCGGCAGCAAGGACAGTGAAAAGCAAGTGGCCCTGGCGCGTCACTTTGCAGAAGAAGGAGTGGCCGTGGCGATGGTGAACTACCGGCTGAGCCCGAAGGCCACCTATCCGGCCTATATTGAGGATTCATCCGCAGCCTTTGCCTGGGTTAAAAAGAATATCCAGGAGCATGGGGGTGATGCCGGCCGGGTCTTCCTGGGCGGACACTCAGCCGGGGCATATCTGGCCCTGATGGTAAGTCTGGATGCCCATTACCTGGAGGCTCAAGGGCTGACGCCTGACGCGATCTGCGGACTGATTCCCATATCCGGGCAAACGTTGACGCACTACACCGTCCGCATAGAGCGCGGCCAGCCGAAGGAAAGGCTGATGGCTGATGAAGCGTCTCCTCTTTTTCATGTGTGCAAAGAGGCCCCGCCGATGCTCATCCTCTATGCAGACAAGGACATGGAAATGAGAGTGGAAGAAAATGCGCTCCTGGCCTCAGCCCTCCGCGCTGCCGGACATGAAAAGACGACCACAAGCATGATCAAGGGCCGCACTCATAGCTCTGTGGCCCATGATATGGCAAACGCTGGCGATGTCGGCTTTGCGGAGGTGATGGGGTTTATCCAAGCGGTGAAGGCTGAATAG
- a CDS encoding glycosyltransferase family 4 protein has product MKIALIRRQFAATGGAELYLQRLVASLVAAGHDVHLYAENWEGAPAAVTLHRVNIKAPRALRPARFAEAVAQRMAPVNYDVIFSLERTVSQDVYRAGDGVHKVWLDQRRRYATWWRRPFVGMGAFHSNMMALEKRTFDPAVTRHIIVNSDMVRQEILREFAYPAERIHLVRNGVDVGRFKSGDRTLTRQRFGLAEDDFTLLFVGSGWERKGLHFLLRLMQRLEKTDPQVKLLVVGKGRLRGPAPANVILTGPMPQVENAFAAADLLTFLPIYEPSSNVVPEALAAGLPVITSGFNGAAEWLTEGVNGHILPVPEDTDALEKALRFWMARPQARPVLCEHPLDLETNVRETLRVLEQVAAEKRASIQPSPLG; this is encoded by the coding sequence ATGAAGATCGCGCTGATCCGTCGTCAATTTGCCGCCACAGGCGGTGCCGAGCTTTATCTCCAGCGCCTGGTCGCCTCACTGGTGGCTGCAGGTCATGACGTTCATCTTTATGCGGAAAACTGGGAAGGTGCTCCCGCCGCCGTCACCCTGCATCGGGTAAACATCAAGGCCCCCCGCGCCTTGAGGCCCGCACGCTTCGCAGAAGCAGTCGCCCAGCGCATGGCCCCGGTGAATTACGATGTTATTTTCAGCCTGGAGCGTACCGTTTCCCAAGATGTTTACAGGGCCGGGGATGGCGTCCACAAAGTCTGGCTGGACCAGCGCCGCCGTTACGCCACCTGGTGGCGCAGGCCTTTTGTCGGCATGGGTGCCTTTCATAGCAACATGATGGCTCTCGAAAAGCGGACCTTTGATCCCGCCGTCACCCGTCATATCATCGTCAATTCCGACATGGTCCGGCAGGAGATCTTGAGGGAGTTTGCCTACCCTGCCGAGCGCATCCACCTCGTTCGCAATGGTGTGGATGTAGGACGTTTTAAAAGCGGTGATCGGACATTGACACGCCAGCGCTTCGGTCTCGCGGAAGATGATTTCACCCTGCTCTTTGTTGGCTCCGGCTGGGAGCGCAAAGGATTGCACTTTTTGTTACGCCTGATGCAGCGGCTGGAAAAAACAGACCCGCAGGTGAAGCTCCTTGTGGTGGGTAAGGGTCGTTTGCGCGGCCCCGCTCCAGCCAATGTCATCCTCACCGGCCCCATGCCGCAGGTGGAGAATGCCTTTGCCGCCGCGGATCTTCTGACCTTCCTGCCTATTTATGAACCCAGCTCCAATGTGGTTCCCGAGGCCCTCGCCGCCGGTCTGCCAGTGATCACCAGTGGCTTCAATGGAGCAGCCGAATGGCTTACGGAAGGCGTCAATGGTCACATCCTGCCCGTACCTGAAGACACGGATGCCCTGGAAAAAGCCCTGCGTTTTTGGATGGCCCGTCCCCAGGCCCGCCCTGTCCTCTGCGAGCATCCCCTGGATCTGGAAACCAATGTCCGCGAAACCCTGCGTGTGCTGGAACAAGTGGCTGCGGAAAAGCGGGCTTCTATTCAGCCTTCACCGCTTGGATAA
- a CDS encoding GTP-binding protein — translation MPVINSEQKTVSFKIVYCGTPLSGKTANLQQIHAKLDPEGRSDLVSLSTAQDRTLFFDFLSLESAAIPGFRTAFHLYTVPGQVTYNATLQLVLRQADGVVFVADSQMDRQRENVQAFQALEANLRLNGSSLERLPLVLQYNKRDLPNSAPVEYLEFLLNNRPVPWLSFEADARGGRNVLATLNAISQAVLMRFQEQQGRRETEMAAA, via the coding sequence ATGCCTGTCATCAATTCCGAGCAAAAGACGGTCAGTTTTAAGATCGTCTATTGTGGTACCCCCCTGAGCGGGAAGACCGCCAACCTGCAGCAGATCCACGCCAAGCTGGATCCGGAAGGGCGGAGCGACCTCGTTAGTCTCTCCACCGCTCAGGACCGCACCTTGTTCTTCGATTTTCTCAGCCTGGAAAGCGCGGCCATCCCTGGCTTCCGCACCGCTTTTCACCTCTACACCGTGCCCGGGCAGGTCACTTACAATGCCACCCTTCAGCTCGTCCTGCGCCAGGCGGATGGAGTGGTCTTTGTCGCCGATAGCCAGATGGATCGCCAGCGTGAAAACGTGCAGGCATTCCAGGCGCTGGAGGCGAATCTCCGCCTCAATGGTAGCTCCCTGGAGCGTCTGCCCCTGGTTCTGCAATACAACAAGCGGGACCTGCCGAATTCCGCTCCCGTGGAATACCTCGAATTTTTGCTCAATAACCGTCCCGTTCCCTGGCTTAGTTTTGAAGCGGATGCCCGTGGCGGGCGGAATGTCCTGGCCACGCTCAATGCCATTTCCCAGGCCGTGCTCATGAGGTTTCAGGAGCAGCAGGGAAGAAGGGAAACCGAGATGGCTGCTGCGTGA
- a CDS encoding GNAT family N-acetyltransferase: MHMLIAVGMALAKLDSMSSLNSEPRIEPATIEDMPQLVELLVALFSEEADFRPDKNKQEHGLRLILEQPNRGRIFVLRTDHMLIGMVNLLFTISTAEGGLVILMEDVIVHPQHRRMGYGGRLLNHAIDFAREKHFRRITLLTDKISAESQAFFAKHGFSFSSMIPMRLVFE; encoded by the coding sequence ATGCATATGCTGATTGCGGTTGGCATGGCGCTGGCTAAACTGGATTCAATGTCCAGCCTCAACTCTGAGCCGCGCATCGAACCGGCGACCATCGAAGACATGCCGCAGCTCGTCGAGCTGCTGGTCGCTCTTTTTAGCGAAGAGGCGGACTTCCGGCCTGATAAAAACAAACAGGAACATGGCCTGAGGCTCATCCTGGAACAGCCTAACCGGGGCCGCATTTTCGTCCTGCGGACGGACCACATGCTCATCGGCATGGTGAATCTGCTTTTCACCATCAGCACGGCTGAAGGCGGGCTGGTCATCCTCATGGAGGACGTCATCGTCCACCCACAGCATCGGCGCATGGGGTATGGCGGCAGGCTGCTGAACCACGCCATCGACTTTGCGCGGGAAAAACATTTTCGCCGCATCACCCTTTTGACGGACAAAATCAGCGCTGAATCTCAGGCCTTCTTTGCCAAACACGGTTTTAGTTTTTCCAGCATGATCCCCATGCGCCTAGTCTTCGAATGA
- a CDS encoding TIGR01777 family oxidoreductase — translation MRIGITGATGLIGRAFSKLATASGHEVVAYSRRNTPTKNTTQTLRMPADAPHKLPETRLDALVHLAGEPLTGLWTASKRERIWKSRVDLTEALMDHVKSWSPTNRPPVVLGGSGIGFYGSRGDSVLDETSPRGSGFLADLCGQWEAAAHRASAWDARIIHLRTSMVLAREGGAYPLMRQAFRCGMGGRLGSGRQWMSWIHVDDEAAMILWALENSSLQGPLNLCSPAPELNSNFTRKLAHSLHRPAFMHAPAFALRLLLRGMADEMLLCSQKAVPGTAGQEGYHFAFPTLEGALADLR, via the coding sequence ATGCGCATTGGAATTACAGGAGCCACGGGCCTCATCGGCAGAGCTTTCTCCAAGCTCGCCACGGCCAGTGGTCATGAGGTGGTGGCCTATAGCCGGCGCAATACCCCCACCAAGAATACGACGCAAACCCTGCGAATGCCAGCGGACGCCCCGCATAAACTGCCGGAAACCCGGCTGGATGCCTTGGTGCACCTGGCCGGGGAGCCACTGACGGGTCTGTGGACCGCCAGCAAGCGGGAGCGCATCTGGAAAAGCCGGGTGGACCTGACAGAGGCCCTGATGGATCATGTCAAAAGTTGGTCCCCAACCAACCGCCCGCCCGTGGTCCTGGGCGGCTCCGGCATCGGATTTTATGGCAGCCGTGGAGATAGCGTACTGGATGAAACGAGCCCTCGCGGCAGCGGTTTCCTGGCGGATCTCTGTGGGCAATGGGAGGCTGCAGCCCACCGGGCCAGTGCCTGGGACGCGCGCATCATCCACCTGCGCACCAGCATGGTCCTGGCGCGAGAAGGTGGTGCTTATCCCCTGATGCGCCAGGCCTTTCGCTGCGGCATGGGCGGCAGGCTGGGCAGCGGACGGCAGTGGATGTCCTGGATCCATGTGGATGACGAAGCCGCCATGATCCTATGGGCCCTGGAAAACAGCAGCCTGCAAGGCCCGCTCAACCTCTGCTCCCCCGCCCCGGAGCTCAATAGCAACTTCACCCGAAAGCTGGCCCACAGCCTGCACCGCCCAGCTTTTATGCATGCGCCCGCCTTTGCCCTGCGCCTGCTCCTGCGCGGCATGGCGGATGAAATGCTTCTTTGCAGCCAAAAAGCGGTTCCAGGCACCGCCGGACAAGAAGGCTATCACTTCGCCTTTCCCACCCTGGAAGGTGCCCTGGCGGACTTGCGCTAG